A genomic segment from Nocardiopsis sp. Huas11 encodes:
- a CDS encoding RNA ligase family protein, producing MPDTASRGPVLRPYPKISERLRLDASGGQEWIALEKVHGAHFAVVCDRGGPRPAKRREPLEDDALDGFFGVSRIWPALAVSAARFASRLRETEGGATVVTIYGELAGGCYPHPDVPAVPGAEPVQTGVWYAPDLRWLPFDASVETSAGRWWISDRSLRAGAAAAGLTCAPALARGPLHRVEALPRTFPTRVPALFGLPALEDNLAEGYVLRPAGRWRQDGAGRPQAKVKQKAFAEDERFDGSRPFLPPPQGAAGIPDWLLVQASALLTPARAAAAVSKTGPRAPVDAVVQEITRDVAEEVAEALGGLEAGLLGVLERALRSGAHSLAVFDAADRRAGPRSDGG from the coding sequence ATGCCCGACACAGCTTCCCGGGGTCCCGTACTGCGGCCCTACCCCAAGATCTCCGAGCGCCTCCGGCTCGACGCGTCAGGCGGGCAGGAGTGGATCGCGCTGGAGAAGGTGCACGGTGCGCACTTCGCCGTGGTCTGCGACCGCGGCGGCCCCCGGCCGGCCAAGCGGCGGGAACCGCTGGAGGACGACGCGTTGGACGGCTTCTTCGGTGTCAGCCGGATCTGGCCGGCGCTCGCGGTGTCCGCGGCCCGGTTCGCGTCGCGGCTGCGGGAGACCGAGGGCGGCGCCACCGTGGTGACGATCTACGGTGAGCTGGCCGGCGGGTGCTACCCGCACCCGGACGTCCCCGCCGTTCCCGGGGCCGAGCCGGTGCAGACCGGCGTGTGGTACGCCCCGGACCTGCGCTGGTTGCCGTTCGACGCCTCGGTCGAGACCTCCGCGGGCCGCTGGTGGATCAGCGACCGCTCCCTGCGCGCCGGCGCCGCCGCGGCCGGCCTCACCTGCGCGCCCGCTCTGGCTCGGGGACCCCTGCACCGGGTCGAGGCGCTCCCCCGCACCTTCCCCACCCGAGTCCCGGCCCTGTTCGGGCTGCCCGCGCTGGAGGACAACCTGGCCGAGGGCTACGTGCTCCGGCCGGCCGGACGGTGGCGGCAGGACGGAGCCGGGCGCCCGCAGGCGAAGGTGAAGCAGAAGGCCTTCGCCGAGGACGAGCGCTTCGACGGCTCGCGCCCGTTCCTGCCGCCACCGCAGGGCGCGGCCGGGATCCCGGACTGGCTCCTGGTCCAGGCGTCGGCCCTGCTCACCCCGGCCCGGGCGGCCGCCGCGGTGAGCAAGACCGGCCCCCGCGCCCCCGTGGACGCCGTGGTGCAGGAGATCACCCGGGACGTGGCGGAGGAGGTCGCCGAGGCGTTGGGCGGTCTGGAGGCCGGCCTCCTGGGCGTCCTGGAACGGGCTCTGCGGTCCGGAGCGCACTCTCTGGCGGTGTTCGACGCCGCGGACCGCCGGGCGGGTCCCCGGTCCGATGGCGGCTGA
- a CDS encoding aminotransferase class I/II-fold pyridoxal phosphate-dependent enzyme, giving the protein MTTQLSDDSLPGLLDLARRDYKDLAGQGLKLDLTRGKPAPEQLDLSEELLDLPGGHTAADGTDTRNYGGLRGLPELRAIFADVLQVPADQLLAGGNSSLEMMHDCLVHALLSVLPGAESRWVDQDRLVFLCPVPGYDRHFALCERFGIEMVAVPMNESGPDMDVVERLVAEDPAVKGIWCVPKYSNPSGVSYSDETVARLARMETAAPDFRIFWDNAYAAHHLTDEPVEIADLLAACAESGNPDRAFVFGSTSKITFAGAGVGFFGSSAANVDWLVANNSKRSIGPDKVNQLRHVELLRDAEGVRAHMERQRALLAPKFAAVQRILTEELGGTGLATWTDPEGGYFVTLEVVEGCAGEVVRRAAEAGIKLTPAGATHPYGDDPRDATIRIAPSFPGLAELERAMRGLTVCVRLVGYEKAAGA; this is encoded by the coding sequence ATGACCACCCAGCTGAGCGATGACTCCCTGCCCGGGCTCCTCGACCTGGCGCGGCGCGACTACAAGGACCTCGCCGGCCAGGGCCTCAAGCTCGACCTGACCCGCGGCAAGCCCGCGCCCGAGCAGCTCGACCTGTCCGAGGAGCTGCTCGACCTGCCCGGCGGGCACACCGCCGCCGACGGCACCGACACGCGCAACTACGGCGGTCTGCGCGGTCTGCCCGAGCTCCGCGCGATCTTCGCCGACGTCCTGCAGGTCCCGGCCGACCAGCTGCTGGCCGGGGGCAACTCCAGCCTGGAGATGATGCACGACTGCCTGGTGCACGCGCTGCTGAGCGTCCTGCCCGGCGCCGAGTCGCGCTGGGTCGACCAGGACCGCCTCGTGTTCCTGTGCCCGGTGCCCGGCTACGACCGCCACTTCGCGCTGTGCGAGCGGTTCGGCATCGAGATGGTCGCGGTCCCCATGAACGAGTCCGGCCCCGACATGGACGTCGTGGAGCGCCTGGTCGCCGAGGACCCGGCGGTCAAGGGCATCTGGTGCGTGCCGAAGTACAGCAACCCCAGCGGCGTCAGCTACAGCGACGAGACCGTGGCGCGGCTGGCCCGGATGGAGACCGCCGCCCCCGACTTCCGGATCTTCTGGGACAACGCCTACGCCGCGCACCACCTCACGGACGAGCCCGTCGAGATCGCCGACCTCCTGGCCGCGTGCGCCGAGAGCGGCAACCCGGACCGCGCGTTCGTGTTCGGCTCCACCTCCAAGATCACCTTCGCCGGTGCGGGCGTCGGCTTCTTCGGCTCCTCCGCGGCCAACGTCGACTGGCTGGTGGCCAACAACTCCAAGCGCTCCATCGGCCCCGACAAGGTCAACCAGCTCCGCCACGTCGAGCTCCTGCGCGACGCCGAGGGCGTGCGCGCGCACATGGAGCGCCAGCGCGCGCTGCTGGCGCCCAAGTTCGCGGCCGTCCAGCGGATCCTGACCGAGGAGCTCGGCGGCACCGGTCTGGCCACGTGGACCGACCCCGAGGGCGGGTACTTCGTCACCCTGGAGGTCGTCGAGGGCTGCGCCGGGGAGGTCGTGCGCCGTGCGGCCGAAGCGGGCATCAAGCTGACCCCGGCCGGGGCGACGCACCCCTACGGCGACGACCCGCGCGACGCCACGATCCGCATCGCGCCCAGCTTCCCGGGCCTGGCCGAGCTGGAGCGGGCGATGCGCGGCCTCACGGTGTGCGTGCGCCTGGTCGGCTACGAGAAGGCCGCCGGCGCCTGA
- a CDS encoding two-component system response regulator translates to MTQKANILLVDDRDENLIALEAALTSLDQNLVRANSGEEALKHLLGTDFAVILLDVVMPGMDGFETAAHIKQRDKTKDVPIIFLTAQEIDRHQVFRGYASRAVDFLLKPFDPWVLRSKVEVFVELHQLKAQMREQARALQRDLGQETGEPGRVLAEQLSQRSRQVQSDLAELRDHVMNHYQDIDQPLVEGVRRMDSSVSRLSTLVDTVHGPA, encoded by the coding sequence GTGACCCAGAAGGCCAACATCCTTCTCGTCGACGACCGCGACGAGAACCTGATCGCGCTGGAGGCGGCGCTCACGTCCCTCGACCAGAACCTGGTCCGGGCCAACTCCGGCGAGGAGGCGCTCAAGCACCTGCTCGGCACGGACTTCGCCGTGATCCTGCTGGACGTGGTCATGCCCGGCATGGACGGTTTCGAGACGGCCGCGCACATCAAGCAGCGCGACAAGACCAAGGACGTACCGATCATCTTCCTCACCGCGCAGGAGATCGACCGGCACCAGGTCTTCCGGGGCTACGCCTCACGCGCCGTGGACTTCCTGCTCAAGCCGTTCGATCCCTGGGTGCTGCGCTCCAAGGTGGAGGTGTTCGTCGAGCTCCACCAGCTCAAGGCGCAGATGCGCGAGCAGGCCAGGGCTTTGCAGCGCGACCTGGGGCAGGAGACCGGGGAGCCCGGCCGCGTGCTGGCCGAGCAGCTCTCGCAGCGCTCGCGCCAGGTGCAGTCCGACCTCGCCGAACTGCGCGACCACGTCATGAACCACTACCAGGACATCGACCAGCCGCTGGTGGAGGGCGTGCGCCGGATGGACAGCTCGGTGTCGCGGCTGTCCACCCTCGTGGACACCGTCCACGGCCCGGCCTAG
- a CDS encoding STAS domain-containing protein, producing MTTDISTRREDGVVVVTPVGEMDAVTSPALADVLEGVLQEIPVGVVVDLAKVAFCDSRCIGVLVAAFRHARDQGLGLVVAEPQQQVNRLFVIAGIDQVIPILPSTGAAVASLCDQSGAQA from the coding sequence GTGACGACAGACATCTCGACCCGCCGCGAGGATGGCGTCGTCGTGGTCACCCCCGTGGGGGAAATGGACGCGGTGACCTCCCCCGCCCTGGCCGACGTCCTGGAGGGCGTCCTCCAGGAGATCCCCGTGGGCGTGGTCGTGGACCTCGCCAAGGTCGCCTTCTGCGACTCCCGCTGTATCGGCGTGCTCGTCGCGGCCTTCCGCCACGCTCGCGACCAGGGCCTGGGCCTGGTGGTCGCCGAACCCCAGCAGCAGGTGAACCGGCTGTTCGTGATCGCCGGCATCGACCAGGTCATCCCGATCCTGCCGAGCACCGGCGCCGCCGTGGCCTCTTTGTGCGACCAGAGCGGCGCCCAGGCCTGA
- a CDS encoding anti-sigma factor RsbA family regulatory protein → MTFDHQGLLFRRDRQFHEVARERLRSALRENAHTVLAVGDRHVAEVTDGLEPAERASVHVTAPGSLYDAPGRTLAALHRLAFTHGPAPVVVVAEPPLPTGTSLEFREWMRLESVLCTALAPMRLRLLCVHDDRGLPPRVRAAVRATHPVLVGPEGPAANPGYLGTEAFGSRPVAPEPLPVTGPVHHLDIGMSLPRLRRELTALGAAVGLPEDRVDSLVVAVNELAANVLEHGAGKGTVSVWRAPGRWVCDVFDEGGGLVDPLTGYRPADTMRPRGYGLWITRQSCDFLEICGDADGSLVRLHFLDG, encoded by the coding sequence ATGACCTTCGATCACCAGGGACTGCTCTTCCGCCGCGACCGGCAGTTCCATGAGGTGGCCCGAGAGCGGCTCCGCTCCGCGCTACGCGAAAACGCCCACACCGTCCTGGCCGTGGGCGACCGGCACGTCGCCGAGGTGACCGACGGTCTGGAGCCCGCGGAGCGCGCGAGCGTGCACGTGACGGCCCCCGGGAGCCTCTACGACGCCCCGGGGCGGACACTGGCCGCGTTGCACCGCCTGGCGTTCACGCACGGCCCCGCGCCCGTGGTGGTGGTCGCCGAGCCCCCGCTGCCGACCGGGACCTCCCTGGAGTTCCGCGAGTGGATGCGCCTGGAGTCCGTGCTGTGCACCGCCCTGGCGCCGATGCGGCTGCGCCTGCTGTGCGTCCACGACGACCGCGGCCTGCCGCCGCGCGTCAGGGCCGCGGTCCGCGCGACCCATCCGGTGCTGGTCGGCCCGGAGGGCCCCGCCGCCAATCCGGGCTACCTGGGCACGGAGGCCTTCGGCTCCCGGCCGGTCGCGCCCGAGCCGCTGCCCGTCACCGGGCCGGTCCACCACCTGGACATCGGGATGTCGCTGCCGAGGCTGCGGCGCGAGCTGACGGCGCTGGGCGCGGCCGTGGGCCTGCCGGAGGACCGTGTGGACAGCCTGGTCGTGGCCGTGAACGAACTGGCCGCCAACGTGCTGGAGCACGGGGCCGGCAAGGGCACGGTGAGCGTCTGGCGCGCCCCGGGGCGGTGGGTGTGCGACGTGTTCGACGAGGGCGGCGGTCTCGTGGACCCGCTCACCGGCTACCGCCCGGCCGACACCATGCGCCCGCGCGGGTACGGCCTGTGGATCACCCGCCAGAGCTGCGACTTCCTGGAGATCTGCGGCGACGCCGACGGCTCGCTGGTGCGCCTGCACTTCCTGGACGGCTGA
- a CDS encoding HAMP domain-containing protein has protein sequence MPEAVQEVAEEQLDEILRALYRMRDGDFSVRLRKRGSGTIREIASVFNEVVDHSEQLSSGLQRVGDVVRDEGRLNERVSVNPARGAWGKSARALNDLLDEVAEPVTDVAQVLDSVAEGQLNRRASTEGRRGELNGDLLRLATTVNRMADQMSGFTEEVTRVAREVGTEGKLGGSAKVEGVSGAWREVTENVNSMADNLTNQVRDISAVTTAIAQGDLSKKITIDVQGEMLNLKDTVNTMVDQLSTFGDEVTRVAREVGTEGKLGGRANVRGVQGIWKDLTENVNSMADNLTNQVRDISQVTTAVARGELTRKVEVDVQGEMLALKNTVNTMVDQLDSFADEVTRVAREVGTEGKLGGRANVKGVSGIWKDLTDNVNSMANSLTYQVRNISQVTTAIAKGDLSKKITVDAQGEMLDLKDTINKMVDQLDSFASEVTRVAREVGTEGKLAGQAHVRDVSGVWKDLTDNVNSMANNLTYQVRQISMVTRAVAAGDLTKKVTINAKGEILELKDTINVMVDQLSAFADEVTRVAREVGTEGKLGGRADVKGVSGIWNDLTENVNSMSHNLTTQVRNISEVTTAVAAGDLTKKIDVNAQGEILEVKTTVNTMVDQLSAFATEVTRVAHEVGSQGQLGGQAKVEGVSGTWKQLTDSVNGLAGNLTTQVRAIAEVANAVAKGDLTRNIQVDTRGEMEQLKDNLNLMVSNLRETTADQRDADWLKSNLARISGHIQGHRDLHELARLIMTEVTPLMEAQHGACYLPEDQDDTEVFRLYAGFGFEPEEGRRRIRKGVGVAGEALQQQVEQHIRNIPPGYVTVASGLGEAEPRNLYILPIVSEERSLGVIEFASYSEFREIHKNFLRQLVALLGTTINTILANNRTEHLLEQSQQLASQLRERSNELQRQQEELRGKNAELRQKATQLANQNRAIELQNQQIQRSRNALEERAHQLQVSSKYKSEFLANMSHELRTPLNSLLILARLLADNGEQNLSPKQVEFAQTIHKAGSDLLLLIDEILDLSKVEAGRAEVQPSEVSIAQLVDYVEATFRPVTGEQGLAFAVDVSPDIPGTLWTDEQRLQQILRNLLSNAVKFTPQGEVRLMIEPAWALDDADLDMFVENEEVIAFTVADTGIGIAEDKLQVIFEAFHQGDGGTSRRFGGTGLGLSISRNFARLLGGEIRVQSVANQGSTFTLLLPVRLPEDAAERAEEPGGPVEPVPVSEAPQARAVERAPAGDGFDLQDEDFDAAVAALTDFGNEPLPTVPVLKGPESHSGPTETGEEQDTAEARPDPERRAVLTGRRVLIVDDDVRNVFALTSALEAQGLEVLYADNGRSGIERLEANEDISLVLMDVMMPELDGNETTRKIRDMPQFADLPIISLTAKAMQGDRERSLASGATDYVTKPVDLDHLLDVMRRWLTAGREETIAGAAADEARSDASSGAANGHNGATDAPNEDTE, from the coding sequence ATGCCCGAGGCGGTCCAGGAAGTGGCCGAAGAACAGCTCGACGAGATTCTGCGCGCCCTGTACCGCATGCGTGACGGCGACTTCAGCGTCCGCCTGCGCAAGCGGGGCAGCGGAACGATCAGGGAGATCGCCTCGGTCTTCAACGAGGTGGTCGACCACAGTGAACAGCTCAGCAGCGGCCTGCAACGCGTCGGCGACGTCGTGCGGGACGAGGGCCGGCTCAACGAGCGCGTCAGCGTCAACCCCGCGCGCGGTGCGTGGGGCAAGAGCGCGCGTGCCCTGAACGACCTCCTCGACGAGGTCGCCGAACCCGTGACCGACGTCGCCCAGGTCCTCGACTCCGTCGCCGAGGGCCAGCTCAACCGGAGGGCCTCCACCGAGGGGCGCCGGGGCGAGCTCAACGGCGACCTGCTGCGGCTGGCCACGACGGTGAACCGGATGGCCGACCAGATGAGCGGGTTCACCGAGGAGGTCACCCGCGTGGCCCGCGAGGTGGGGACCGAGGGCAAGCTCGGCGGCAGCGCCAAGGTCGAGGGCGTCTCCGGCGCCTGGCGCGAGGTCACCGAGAACGTCAACTCGATGGCGGACAACCTCACCAACCAGGTGCGCGACATCTCCGCGGTGACGACGGCGATCGCCCAGGGCGACCTGAGCAAGAAGATCACCATCGACGTCCAGGGCGAGATGCTCAACCTCAAGGACACCGTCAACACGATGGTGGACCAGCTCTCCACCTTCGGTGACGAGGTCACCCGAGTGGCGCGCGAGGTGGGCACCGAGGGCAAGCTCGGCGGTCGCGCGAACGTGCGCGGGGTCCAGGGCATCTGGAAGGACCTCACCGAGAACGTCAACTCGATGGCCGACAACCTGACCAACCAGGTGCGCGACATCTCACAGGTGACGACCGCGGTGGCCCGGGGTGAGCTCACCCGCAAGGTCGAGGTCGACGTCCAGGGCGAGATGCTCGCCCTGAAGAACACCGTCAACACGATGGTGGACCAGCTGGACTCCTTCGCCGACGAGGTGACGCGGGTCGCGCGCGAGGTCGGCACCGAGGGCAAGCTGGGCGGTCGCGCCAACGTCAAGGGCGTGTCGGGGATCTGGAAGGACCTCACCGACAACGTCAACTCGATGGCCAACAGCCTCACCTACCAGGTCCGCAACATCTCGCAGGTGACCACGGCGATCGCCAAGGGCGACCTGAGCAAGAAGATCACCGTGGACGCCCAGGGCGAGATGCTCGACCTGAAGGACACCATCAACAAGATGGTCGACCAGCTGGACTCCTTCGCCAGCGAGGTCACCAGGGTCGCCCGCGAGGTGGGTACCGAGGGCAAGCTGGCCGGACAGGCCCACGTGCGCGACGTCTCGGGCGTGTGGAAGGACCTGACCGACAACGTCAACTCCATGGCCAACAACCTCACCTACCAGGTGCGGCAGATCTCCATGGTCACGCGCGCGGTGGCGGCCGGCGACCTGACCAAGAAGGTCACGATCAACGCCAAGGGCGAGATCCTGGAGTTGAAGGACACCATCAACGTCATGGTGGACCAGCTGTCCGCGTTCGCCGACGAGGTCACCCGGGTGGCCCGCGAGGTGGGTACCGAGGGCAAGCTCGGCGGCCGTGCCGACGTCAAGGGCGTGTCGGGGATCTGGAACGACCTCACCGAGAACGTCAACTCGATGTCGCACAACCTCACCACCCAGGTGCGCAACATCTCCGAGGTCACGACCGCGGTGGCCGCGGGCGACCTCACCAAGAAGATCGACGTCAACGCCCAGGGCGAGATCCTGGAGGTCAAGACGACGGTCAACACCATGGTCGACCAGCTGTCGGCCTTCGCCACCGAGGTCACCCGCGTGGCCCACGAGGTGGGCAGCCAGGGCCAGCTGGGCGGCCAGGCCAAGGTCGAGGGCGTCTCCGGTACCTGGAAGCAGCTCACCGACAGCGTGAACGGCCTGGCGGGCAACCTCACCACCCAGGTGCGCGCCATCGCCGAGGTCGCCAACGCCGTGGCCAAGGGCGACCTGACCCGCAACATCCAGGTCGACACCCGCGGCGAGATGGAGCAGCTCAAGGACAACCTCAACCTGATGGTGTCCAACCTGCGCGAGACCACCGCCGACCAGCGCGACGCGGACTGGCTCAAGTCCAACCTGGCCCGCATCTCCGGCCACATCCAGGGGCACCGCGACCTCCACGAGCTGGCCCGCCTCATCATGACCGAGGTGACACCGCTCATGGAGGCCCAGCACGGGGCCTGCTACCTGCCCGAGGACCAGGACGACACGGAGGTCTTCCGGCTCTACGCCGGGTTCGGCTTCGAGCCCGAGGAGGGCCGCCGCCGGATCCGCAAGGGCGTGGGCGTCGCGGGCGAGGCGCTGCAACAACAGGTCGAGCAGCACATCCGCAACATCCCGCCGGGCTACGTGACGGTCGCGTCGGGCCTGGGCGAGGCCGAGCCCCGCAACCTGTACATCCTGCCGATCGTCTCCGAGGAGCGCTCGCTGGGTGTCATCGAGTTCGCCTCCTACAGCGAGTTTCGGGAGATCCACAAGAACTTCCTGCGCCAGCTCGTGGCGCTGCTGGGCACCACGATCAACACCATCCTGGCCAACAACCGCACCGAGCACCTGCTCGAACAGTCCCAGCAGCTGGCCAGCCAGCTGCGCGAGCGGTCCAACGAGCTCCAGCGCCAGCAGGAGGAGCTGCGCGGCAAGAACGCCGAGCTCCGCCAGAAGGCCACCCAGCTCGCCAACCAGAACCGGGCCATCGAGCTCCAGAACCAGCAGATCCAGCGCTCCAGGAACGCCCTGGAGGAGCGCGCCCACCAGCTCCAGGTCTCCTCCAAGTACAAGTCGGAGTTCCTGGCGAACATGTCGCACGAGCTGCGCACGCCGCTCAACAGCCTGCTGATCCTGGCCCGGCTGCTGGCCGACAACGGCGAGCAGAACCTGTCCCCGAAGCAGGTCGAGTTCGCCCAGACCATCCACAAGGCCGGCAGCGACCTGCTGCTGCTCATCGACGAGATCCTCGACCTGTCCAAGGTGGAGGCCGGGCGCGCCGAGGTGCAGCCCAGCGAGGTCTCCATCGCCCAGCTCGTCGACTACGTGGAGGCCACGTTCCGACCGGTCACCGGCGAACAGGGCCTGGCCTTCGCCGTGGACGTCTCACCGGACATCCCGGGCACGCTGTGGACCGACGAGCAGCGCCTCCAGCAGATACTGCGCAACCTGCTCTCGAACGCGGTGAAGTTCACGCCGCAGGGCGAGGTGCGCCTGATGATCGAGCCCGCCTGGGCGCTGGACGACGCCGACCTCGACATGTTCGTGGAGAACGAGGAGGTCATCGCGTTCACCGTCGCCGACACCGGCATCGGGATCGCCGAGGACAAGCTCCAGGTGATCTTCGAGGCCTTCCACCAGGGCGACGGCGGCACCTCCCGTCGCTTCGGCGGCACCGGGCTGGGGCTGTCCATCAGCCGCAACTTCGCCCGGCTGCTGGGCGGGGAGATCCGCGTCCAGAGCGTCGCCAACCAGGGGTCGACCTTCACGCTCCTGCTGCCGGTGCGCCTGCCCGAGGACGCGGCGGAGCGCGCCGAGGAGCCCGGCGGCCCGGTGGAGCCCGTCCCGGTCTCCGAGGCGCCGCAGGCGCGGGCCGTGGAGCGCGCGCCGGCCGGGGACGGCTTCGACCTGCAGGACGAGGACTTCGACGCCGCCGTGGCCGCGCTCACCGACTTCGGCAACGAGCCGCTGCCCACGGTCCCGGTGCTCAAGGGCCCCGAATCGCACTCCGGCCCGACCGAGACCGGCGAGGAGCAGGACACCGCCGAGGCCAGACCCGACCCCGAACGGAGGGCCGTGCTGACGGGACGCCGCGTGCTCATCGTCGACGACGACGTGCGCAACGTCTTCGCGCTCACCAGCGCGCTGGAGGCGCAGGGCCTGGAGGTCCTCTACGCCGACAACGGGCGCTCGGGCATCGAGCGCCTGGAGGCCAACGAGGACATCTCCCTCGTCCTGATGGACGTGATGATGCCCGAACTCGACGGCAACGAGACCACCCGCAAGATCCGCGACATGCCCCAGTTCGCCGACCTGCCCATCATCTCGCTCACCGCCAAGGCGATGCAGGGCGACCGCGAACGGAGTCTGGCCTCGGGGGCCACCGACTACGTCACCAAGCCGGTCGACCTGGACCACCTGCTGGACGTCATGCGGCGGTGGCTCACCGCGGGCCGGGAGGAGACCATCGCCGGGGCGGCGGCGGACGAGGCCCGGTCCGATGCGTCATCGGGTGCCGCGAACGGGCACAATGGCGCAACGGACGCCCCGAACGAAGACACGGAGTAG
- a CDS encoding GAF domain-containing protein has protein sequence MSENLAGLQRETNALSERVAALRSTHAMYPDDARGTAEAALAELEYAERLLSDAGAELARSYSEQPEPRRQGDDGDRVLLRAMFAELSVPVVLLDHEGYIRRINNAGATQLGSAPGYLTGKPFTHFVDLRKRAALQSWLASVLRGGGSTTVQARLAQRGWSEDVHLSLTRLELPTEPHPLVLVAMSPPMGGADEEGPSPLEPEVEDQVVVLAARRLDVLTRMTRLLLRSAGPSGAGEPLALTDAADLLADSYADWVVVDVCDLPGDPHLARRAEVAGPADAPAVLREAVSTAAPGDGDVLGEVLGRGQSLLFPLIEDEGVFGHTASGVPMLAALGAGSLLSVPLRGSRGVRGALTLIRRSARGSFRLADLGLIEEIGEHIGLALPPRPAA, from the coding sequence GTGTCCGAGAACCTCGCCGGACTGCAGCGCGAGACCAATGCGCTCAGTGAACGCGTCGCCGCGCTGCGCAGTACCCACGCCATGTACCCCGACGACGCCCGGGGCACGGCCGAGGCCGCGCTCGCGGAACTGGAGTACGCCGAGCGCCTGCTGTCCGACGCCGGCGCGGAACTGGCGCGGTCCTACAGCGAGCAGCCGGAGCCGCGGCGCCAGGGCGACGACGGCGACCGGGTCCTGCTGCGCGCCATGTTCGCCGAGCTCAGCGTTCCGGTGGTGCTCCTGGACCACGAGGGCTACATCCGCCGGATCAACAACGCCGGCGCCACGCAACTGGGGAGCGCGCCCGGCTACCTCACCGGCAAGCCGTTCACGCACTTCGTCGACCTGCGCAAACGCGCGGCACTGCAGTCGTGGCTGGCGTCGGTCCTGCGCGGCGGCGGGTCCACGACCGTGCAGGCGCGGCTGGCCCAGCGCGGCTGGTCCGAGGACGTGCACCTGTCCCTGACGCGCCTGGAGCTGCCCACCGAGCCGCATCCGCTCGTCCTGGTGGCGATGTCGCCGCCGATGGGCGGGGCCGACGAGGAGGGCCCCTCACCCCTGGAGCCGGAGGTGGAGGACCAGGTGGTCGTCCTGGCGGCCCGCCGGCTGGACGTGCTCACGCGGATGACCCGGCTGCTGCTGCGCAGTGCCGGACCCAGCGGCGCCGGTGAGCCCCTCGCCCTGACCGACGCGGCCGACCTGCTGGCCGACTCCTACGCCGACTGGGTGGTGGTGGACGTGTGCGACCTGCCCGGCGATCCCCACCTTGCGCGGCGCGCCGAGGTGGCGGGCCCGGCGGACGCGCCCGCGGTCCTGCGCGAGGCCGTGTCGACCGCCGCTCCGGGCGACGGCGACGTGCTCGGCGAGGTCCTGGGCCGGGGCCAGTCGCTGCTCTTCCCGCTGATCGAGGACGAGGGCGTGTTCGGGCACACCGCGTCCGGGGTGCCGATGCTGGCGGCCCTGGGCGCGGGTTCGCTGCTGTCGGTGCCGCTGCGCGGCAGCCGCGGCGTGCGCGGCGCGCTCACCCTGATCCGGCGCAGCGCCCGCGGCAGCTTCCGCCTGGCCGACCTGGGCCTCATCGAGGAGATCGGCGAGCACATCGGCCTCGCGCTGCCCCCGCGCCCGGCCGCCTAG
- a CDS encoding ANTAR domain-containing response regulator, protein MWIERLARDIGALGQSEGATLERALDQMSRAAALGVPGCSAALVVVWREVEGPDGSVRHVVADYGASHADLSTALEHQYTSDQGPTVEAVREMRQVRVGDVLREHRWPRYTSMAVQCGDRSSVTVPSALPGEGPGDGRVVTFGVHSSRADAFDEDVVVPLTALLAEHAAAALHNVGRQADAARETAHMRRAMSARTVIDQAKGIIMHARGCDADAAFTALREVAQRNRKKVVDVARDLVSENTGPQQRMRRPGSDRR, encoded by the coding sequence GTGTGGATCGAACGCCTGGCCCGCGACATCGGCGCGTTGGGGCAGAGCGAGGGCGCCACCCTCGAACGCGCCCTGGACCAGATGAGCCGCGCCGCCGCCCTGGGCGTGCCCGGATGCTCGGCCGCGCTCGTGGTCGTCTGGCGCGAGGTCGAGGGCCCCGACGGCTCCGTACGGCACGTGGTGGCCGACTACGGGGCCTCCCACGCCGACCTGTCCACCGCTCTGGAGCACCAGTACACCAGTGACCAGGGGCCGACCGTGGAGGCCGTGCGGGAGATGCGCCAGGTCCGGGTCGGCGACGTCCTGCGCGAGCACCGCTGGCCGCGGTACACGAGCATGGCGGTCCAGTGCGGCGACCGCTCCTCCGTCACGGTGCCGAGCGCGTTGCCGGGCGAGGGCCCGGGCGACGGACGCGTCGTCACGTTCGGCGTCCACTCCTCGCGGGCCGACGCCTTCGACGAGGACGTCGTGGTGCCGCTGACGGCGCTGCTCGCCGAGCACGCCGCCGCCGCCCTGCACAACGTGGGCCGACAGGCCGACGCGGCGCGCGAGACCGCGCACATGCGCCGGGCCATGTCCGCGCGCACCGTCATCGACCAGGCCAAGGGGATCATCATGCACGCCCGCGGCTGCGACGCCGACGCCGCCTTCACCGCGCTGCGGGAGGTGGCCCAGCGCAACCGGAAGAAGGTCGTGGACGTGGCCCGCGACCTCGTGTCAGAGAACACCGGACCGCAGCAGAGGATGCGCCGTCCCGGGTCGGACCGGCGGTGA